One Mixta gaviniae genomic window carries:
- the fni gene encoding type 2 isopentenyl-diphosphate Delta-isomerase → MKDRELTQRKNDHLDIVLNPTRALNKRGTGFAQWRFEHCAMPELHLDEIDLRSALFGKALRAPLLISSMTGGASRAREINRHLAEAAQALGLAMGVGSQRVALESEDNWGLTRELRQAAPDIPLLANLGAAQIAGRNGVDYARRAVDMIEADALIIHLNPLQEALQGGGDRDWRGVLTAIANTVKALPVPVVVKEVGAGISVPVARQLAEAGVAMIDVAGSGGTSWAAVEGERAATPHARAVAMAFADWGIPTAQALRDLHQALPQMPLIASGGISDGIDVARAIALGATLAGQAAGVLGSATASSEAVIAHFQIIIDQLRVACFCSGSASLRALRQATLVRIGDEG, encoded by the coding sequence ATGAAGGATAGGGAACTGACCCAACGCAAAAACGATCATCTGGATATCGTGCTGAATCCAACGCGCGCGCTGAATAAGCGCGGCACCGGCTTTGCGCAGTGGCGCTTTGAACACTGCGCAATGCCGGAGCTGCATCTCGACGAGATCGATCTACGCAGCGCGCTGTTCGGCAAGGCGCTACGCGCGCCGCTGCTGATCAGCTCGATGACCGGCGGCGCCAGCCGCGCCAGAGAGATTAACCGTCACCTGGCGGAAGCGGCGCAGGCGTTAGGGCTGGCGATGGGCGTCGGTTCGCAGCGCGTGGCGCTGGAAAGCGAAGATAACTGGGGGCTGACGCGCGAACTACGCCAGGCGGCACCCGATATTCCGCTGCTGGCGAACCTGGGCGCGGCGCAAATCGCCGGGCGTAACGGCGTTGACTACGCGCGTCGCGCGGTCGATATGATCGAGGCGGATGCGCTGATCATCCATTTAAACCCGCTGCAGGAGGCGCTGCAGGGCGGCGGCGATCGCGACTGGCGCGGCGTGCTGACGGCGATAGCCAATACGGTGAAGGCGCTGCCAGTGCCGGTGGTGGTGAAAGAGGTCGGCGCCGGTATTTCGGTGCCGGTGGCCCGCCAGCTGGCCGAAGCGGGCGTGGCGATGATCGATGTCGCCGGCTCCGGCGGCACCAGCTGGGCGGCGGTGGAGGGCGAGCGCGCCGCGACGCCGCACGCCCGCGCCGTGGCGATGGCCTTCGCCGACTGGGGCATTCCCACCGCGCAGGCGCTGCGCGATCTGCATCAGGCGCTGCCGCAGATGCCGCTTATCGCCTCCGGCGGCATCAGCGACGGTATCGATGTCGCGCGCGCCATCGCGCTGGGCGCGACGCTGGCGGGGCAGGCCGCCGGGGTGCTGGGCAGCGCCACCGCCTCCAGCGAGGCAGTAATCGCCCATTTCCAGATCATTATCGATCAGCTGCGGGTTGCCTGTTTCTGCAGCGGCAGCGCCAGCCTGCGCGCGCTGCGCCAGGCGACGCTGGTGCGTATCGGGGATGAAGGATGA
- the crtY gene encoding lycopene beta-cyclase CrtY, with protein MKPQWDLILAGGGLANGLIAWRLRQLQPQLNVLLLEAGAEAGGNHTWSFHQDDLTPAQHAWIAPLVAHRWPGYDVRFPALTRRLDGGYLSITSERFAEAMAQALGDRLRKQTPVSALTPETVTLADGSLLRAGAVIDGRGYQPSPYLTIGFQAFLGQQWRLSQPHGLTRPLLMDATVDQSAGYRFVYTLPLSADSLLIEDTHYIDRATLGDDRARQHIADYAAAQGWALERLEREEQGNLPITLAGDEHAFWQQKAGQPCSGLRAGLFHSTTGYSLPQAATLADLIARQRDVSSEALFALTRDYAQQQWRRQRFFRMLNRMLFLAGRPDGRWQVMQRFYRLNPGLIARFYAGRLTLADKARILTGKPPVPVGEALQAVLKQTPRLRAFSDE; from the coding sequence ATGAAACCGCAGTGGGATCTGATCCTGGCGGGTGGCGGGCTGGCCAACGGGCTGATCGCCTGGCGACTGCGCCAGCTTCAGCCGCAGCTGAACGTACTGCTGCTGGAGGCGGGCGCGGAAGCGGGCGGCAACCATACCTGGTCGTTCCATCAGGACGATTTAACCCCGGCGCAGCACGCCTGGATTGCGCCGCTGGTGGCGCACCGCTGGCCCGGCTATGACGTACGCTTTCCGGCGCTAACGCGTCGGCTTGATGGCGGCTACCTGAGCATCACCTCCGAACGTTTCGCTGAAGCGATGGCGCAGGCGCTGGGCGATCGCCTGAGAAAGCAGACGCCGGTGAGCGCCCTGACGCCGGAAACGGTCACGCTGGCGGACGGCAGCCTGCTGCGCGCCGGCGCGGTGATCGACGGACGCGGCTATCAGCCGAGTCCTTATCTCACCATTGGCTTCCAGGCGTTTCTCGGCCAGCAGTGGCGACTGAGCCAGCCGCACGGGCTGACGCGTCCGCTGCTGATGGACGCCACGGTGGATCAGTCGGCGGGCTACCGTTTTGTCTACACGCTGCCGCTCTCGGCGGACAGCCTGCTGATCGAAGATACGCACTATATCGATCGCGCCACGCTCGGCGACGATCGCGCGCGCCAGCATATTGCTGATTACGCGGCGGCGCAGGGCTGGGCGCTGGAGAGGCTGGAACGCGAAGAGCAGGGCAACCTGCCGATCACGCTGGCGGGCGACGAGCATGCCTTCTGGCAACAGAAAGCGGGCCAGCCCTGTAGCGGTCTGCGCGCCGGGCTGTTCCACTCCACGACCGGTTATTCCCTGCCACAGGCGGCGACGCTGGCCGATCTGATCGCCCGACAGCGCGATGTCTCATCGGAGGCGCTGTTCGCCCTGACGCGCGACTACGCGCAGCAGCAGTGGCGACGCCAGCGCTTCTTCCGCATGCTGAACCGTATGCTGTTCCTTGCTGGCCGCCCCGACGGACGCTGGCAGGTGATGCAGCGTTTTTACCGACTTAATCCCGGGCTTATCGCCCGCTTTTACGCCGGCCGGCTGACGCTGGCCGACAAGGCACGGATCCTGACGGGCAAGCCACCGGTACCGGTCGGCGAAGCCCTGCAGGCCGTACTCAAACAGACTCCCCGGCTGCGAGCTTTCAGTGATGAATAA
- a CDS encoding DUF4153 domain-containing protein, whose translation MLQKEIFPANTKWTIIAIGTLAGLLWALPSGLHLQGRYSFYLPPLVLSAACVLAFTLYRLNAVKPWLGALLTLPFIALMTGWRRWNFPEMTAGEFHFQNSCAIIFLLMLAMPFLAAFCNEPAQKQGKGALSAFITGALWNNTFTFGVTAIMTGLFWLVLMLWSKLFSMIGIKLFEQLFFDNAFFPSMATGAVIAAGIVFCRRLPGAAGMYRNLITLAVNVLLPLHAITSLLFLACLPFTGLAIIPKSFSAATLLLSMTLLMLVFSAIVGESAPGGSRWQRAVARLVLVAQYLTPLLAALAGWALWLRIGEYGWTEERVYAVAIALLAFSGSLLLLRAQRRAWSQGAGNMNTFTVLMLALTACGGFLLHTPVLDPLRISVKNQLARYTQGKAKADTGDIYTFSNAGRRGKAMLQELKAHPQWLNDPAGQKSLLMQILAGQQTDSTKPGVSDLQRSIPLRAGSEAPPESWWQAQAEYIDSSLSTCLMEAGSCLVWMQDLNNDGAPEVLLYNHYQPAIAVYTRQDAKWRQAGNAMLSESADKAIREGMPKAVIKPWRDLEINGQRYPVQYYGLDD comes from the coding sequence ATGTTGCAAAAAGAGATATTCCCCGCAAATACCAAATGGACAATCATCGCTATCGGTACCCTCGCCGGGCTGCTATGGGCGTTACCGTCCGGGCTGCATCTGCAGGGCCGCTATTCGTTCTACCTGCCGCCGCTTGTGCTGTCGGCGGCCTGCGTACTCGCTTTCACACTCTATCGTCTTAACGCCGTTAAGCCCTGGCTCGGTGCGCTGCTGACGCTGCCGTTTATCGCGCTGATGACTGGCTGGCGGCGCTGGAACTTCCCGGAGATGACGGCAGGCGAGTTTCATTTCCAAAACAGCTGCGCCATCATCTTTCTGCTCATGCTGGCGATGCCGTTTTTAGCTGCGTTCTGCAATGAACCGGCGCAGAAACAGGGCAAGGGGGCATTAAGCGCCTTTATCACCGGCGCGCTGTGGAATAACACCTTCACCTTTGGCGTCACGGCCATTATGACCGGGCTGTTCTGGCTGGTATTGATGCTGTGGAGCAAACTCTTCAGCATGATCGGCATTAAGCTGTTCGAGCAGCTCTTTTTTGATAATGCTTTTTTCCCGTCCATGGCAACCGGAGCGGTGATCGCCGCAGGCATCGTATTTTGTCGACGCCTGCCGGGCGCCGCCGGCATGTACCGCAATCTGATCACGCTGGCGGTCAATGTACTGCTGCCGCTGCACGCCATCACATCGCTGCTGTTCCTGGCCTGTCTGCCTTTTACCGGGCTGGCGATTATCCCGAAGTCTTTTTCAGCCGCAACGCTGCTGCTCTCCATGACACTGCTGATGCTGGTATTCAGCGCGATAGTGGGCGAAAGCGCGCCAGGGGGATCACGCTGGCAGCGTGCGGTTGCCCGTCTGGTACTGGTTGCGCAATATCTTACGCCGCTACTGGCAGCGCTGGCTGGCTGGGCGCTGTGGCTGCGTATCGGCGAATATGGCTGGACGGAAGAGCGCGTTTACGCTGTGGCTATCGCACTGCTTGCCTTTAGCGGCTCGCTGCTGCTGTTAAGGGCGCAGCGACGCGCCTGGTCACAGGGCGCCGGCAACATGAACACCTTTACCGTTTTGATGCTGGCGCTGACTGCCTGCGGCGGGTTTTTGCTGCATACGCCCGTGCTGGATCCGCTGCGCATCAGCGTGAAAAACCAGCTGGCGCGCTATACGCAGGGCAAAGCAAAAGCGGATACGGGAGATATCTATACCTTCAGCAATGCGGGGCGGCGGGGCAAAGCGATGCTGCAAGAACTGAAGGCGCATCCGCAGTGGCTCAACGATCCTGCCGGGCAAAAAAGCCTACTGATGCAAATCCTGGCAGGGCAACAGACCGATAGCACTAAGCCAGGCGTCAGTGACCTGCAGCGTAGCATCCCATTGCGTGCAGGCAGCGAAGCGCCACCCGAAAGCTGGTGGCAGGCGCAGGCAGAATATATAGATAGTTCGCTCAGCACCTGCCTGATGGAGGCGGGCTCCTGTCTGGTCTGGATGCAGGATCTTAATAACGATGGTGCGCCGGAAGTGCTGCTCTATAACCACTATCAGCCCGCGATCGCCGTCTACACCCGACAAGACGCAAAGTGGCGTCAGGCGGGTAACGCAATGCTGTCGGAAAGCGCCGACAAAGCCATCCGCGAAGGGATGCCGAAAGCGGTCATCAAACCCTGGCGCGATCTGGAGATCAATGGTCAGCGCTATCCGGTACAGTACTATGGCCTGGATGATTAA
- a CDS encoding YtfJ family protein, producing the protein MTLRAAIVLITGGLPFFASAHHFVEGERVPPVGVADRGELQLQQDALRYQAWNSARLSGKVGVVLHMAGRLSAKDQNAALIDAVGKAGFPVSQFAVTTIVNTDDAIPGSALFVRRSLEESKRETPAAQFVVDDRGAVRRAWQLQAGGSAIVVLDKSGRVRFAKDGALTAAEVEQVMTLLRQLLTPAGIVKAR; encoded by the coding sequence ATGACTTTACGCGCGGCGATAGTGCTGATAACCGGCGGGCTGCCTTTTTTCGCCTCGGCCCATCATTTTGTGGAAGGGGAACGCGTGCCGCCGGTCGGCGTGGCGGATCGCGGTGAGCTGCAGCTGCAGCAGGATGCGCTGCGCTATCAGGCCTGGAACAGCGCGCGCCTCAGCGGCAAAGTGGGCGTGGTACTGCATATGGCAGGGCGGCTGTCGGCCAAAGATCAAAACGCCGCGCTGATCGATGCCGTCGGCAAGGCGGGCTTTCCGGTGAGTCAGTTCGCGGTCACCACCATCGTCAATACTGACGATGCCATCCCCGGCAGCGCGCTGTTTGTGCGGCGCAGCCTGGAAGAAAGCAAACGGGAAACCCCGGCCGCGCAGTTCGTGGTGGACGATCGCGGCGCCGTCCGGCGCGCCTGGCAACTGCAGGCGGGCGGCTCCGCCATCGTGGTGCTGGATAAAAGCGGGCGGGTACGTTTCGCCAAAGATGGCGCGCTGACCGCCGCCGAAGTGGAGCAGGTCATGACGCTGCTGCGTCAGCTGCTGACGCCGGCGGGCATTGTTAAAGCCAGGTAA
- a CDS encoding DJ-1/PfpI family protein: MPVNVAIYLFDNVEVLDFAGPYEVFTCASRVHHGDSPLFTVFTVGESLKPVHARAGLKIDPDFSSDNHPAIDCLIIPGGVVTAELEKANVIEWIQQQALKTTLTASVCTGAFLLAKAGLLTGKSATTHWEDIDDLRAMFPQVAVKQGVRWVDEGAIVSSAGISAGIDMSLHLVERLTDRRLAERTARQLDFDWTENKKMRPQAHLI, from the coding sequence ATGCCTGTTAACGTCGCTATTTATCTTTTTGATAACGTTGAAGTGCTGGATTTTGCCGGGCCTTATGAAGTGTTTACCTGCGCCTCCCGTGTCCATCACGGCGATTCTCCGCTGTTTACTGTTTTTACGGTAGGTGAGTCATTAAAGCCCGTGCATGCCCGGGCCGGCCTGAAAATTGATCCAGATTTTTCATCAGATAATCATCCGGCAATTGATTGTTTAATCATACCCGGCGGGGTCGTCACGGCTGAACTGGAAAAGGCGAACGTCATCGAATGGATTCAACAGCAGGCTTTAAAAACAACCCTCACAGCATCAGTATGTACGGGTGCTTTTTTGCTGGCTAAAGCCGGGCTGCTGACAGGTAAGTCGGCGACAACTCACTGGGAAGATATTGACGATCTGCGCGCCATGTTCCCACAGGTAGCCGTTAAACAGGGCGTGCGCTGGGTGGATGAAGGGGCGATTGTCTCTTCGGCCGGGATTTCTGCAGGTATTGATATGAGCCTGCATTTAGTCGAGCGGCTGACTGACAGGAGGCTTGCTGAACGTACCGCCAGACAGCTGGATTTTGACTGGACCGAAAATAAAAAAATGCGCCCGCAGGCGCATCTTATTTAG
- a CDS encoding YecA family protein, with the protein MKEGPLTEKELQWLDEILEKYGSDESIVDVAELDGLLTAVLSGPRSIEPSEWLVALWGGQNRIPKWSNEREMNRFMELCFQHMNDIADRLAEFPEQFDPLFGVRETEGEDFTVVEEWCFGYMRGVALSDWSALPAELQPALDAIALHGKEENFPQLETLSPEEMEARFAAIRPAALALHDYWIAQPEAVPEPQQPIVVEQKPGRNDPCFCGSGKKYKQCCLH; encoded by the coding sequence ATGAAAGAAGGCCCATTGACCGAGAAAGAGCTGCAATGGCTTGACGAAATACTGGAGAAATATGGCAGCGACGAGTCGATTGTGGATGTCGCCGAACTGGATGGTCTGCTGACCGCCGTGCTTTCCGGCCCGAGAAGCATCGAGCCGAGCGAGTGGCTGGTGGCGCTCTGGGGCGGGCAGAACCGTATCCCCAAGTGGAGCAACGAGCGCGAGATGAACCGCTTTATGGAACTCTGCTTCCAGCATATGAATGACATCGCCGATCGTCTGGCGGAGTTCCCTGAGCAGTTCGATCCGCTGTTCGGCGTGCGTGAGACCGAAGGCGAAGATTTCACCGTGGTGGAAGAGTGGTGCTTTGGCTATATGCGCGGCGTGGCGCTGAGCGACTGGTCAGCGCTGCCGGCAGAGTTGCAGCCCGCGCTGGACGCCATCGCCCTGCACGGCAAGGAAGAGAACTTCCCGCAGCTGGAGACGCTTTCCCCGGAAGAGATGGAAGCGCGTTTCGCCGCCATCCGCCCTGCGGCGCTGGCGCTGCATGATTACTGGATCGCCCAGCCGGAAGCGGTGCCTGAGCCGCAGCAGCCGATCGTCGTCGAACAGAAGCCGGGCCGGAATGACCCCTGTTTCTGCGGTAGCGGTAAGAAATATAAGCAGTGCTGCCTGCACTAA
- a CDS encoding polyprenyl synthetase family protein — MNVNADKCVNHEDELQALREALQTRLDQLLPAGQQQDLVYTAMREGTLVAGKRVRPLLLVLAARDLGCRADQPGLLDLACAVEMVHAASLMLDDIPCMDNALLRRGRPTIHRQYGENVAILAAVALLSRAFGVVAEAQSLSHACKTQAVAELSTAVGLQGLVQGQYLDLHEGAETRSAEAILLANELKTSRLFDATLQMAAIVADAPPQARQRLRCFAQDLGQAFQLLDDLADGLSGTGKDLNKDHGKSTLVAMLGAEAVHQRLRAHLHSADEHLSSACHRGVATRRFMHAWFDKQLALFG, encoded by the coding sequence ATGAACGTCAACGCCGACAAATGCGTAAACCACGAAGATGAGCTGCAGGCGCTGCGCGAGGCGCTGCAAACCCGCCTCGATCAGCTGTTGCCTGCGGGCCAACAGCAAGACCTGGTCTATACGGCGATGCGCGAAGGCACGCTGGTGGCGGGCAAACGGGTGCGCCCGTTGCTGCTGGTGCTGGCAGCGCGCGACCTCGGCTGCCGCGCCGACCAGCCCGGCCTGCTCGATCTCGCCTGCGCGGTGGAGATGGTTCATGCCGCTTCGCTGATGCTCGACGACATTCCCTGCATGGATAACGCGCTGCTGCGTCGCGGCCGTCCCACCATTCACCGGCAGTATGGCGAAAACGTCGCTATCCTCGCCGCCGTGGCGCTGCTCAGCCGTGCTTTCGGCGTGGTGGCGGAGGCGCAGTCGCTGTCGCACGCCTGCAAAACCCAGGCGGTGGCGGAACTCTCTACCGCCGTCGGGCTGCAGGGGCTGGTGCAGGGGCAGTACCTCGATCTGCACGAGGGCGCCGAGACACGCAGCGCCGAAGCGATCCTGCTCGCCAATGAACTGAAAACCAGCCGCCTGTTTGATGCCACGCTGCAAATGGCGGCGATCGTCGCCGATGCGCCGCCGCAGGCGCGTCAGCGGCTGCGCTGCTTTGCGCAGGATCTGGGGCAGGCGTTTCAGCTGCTGGACGATCTTGCCGACGGCCTGAGCGGCACCGGCAAAGATCTCAATAAAGATCACGGCAAATCGACGCTGGTGGCGATGCTCGGCGCGGAGGCGGTGCATCAGCGGCTGCGCGCGCATCTGCACAGCGCGGACGAGCATCTCTCCAGCGCCTGCCATCGCGGTGTCGCCACGCGGCGCTTTATGCACGCCTGGTTCGACAAGCAGCTGGCGCTGTTCGGCTAA
- a CDS encoding glycosyltransferase — protein sequence MSHYAVIAPPLYSHVRALEALAQQLIARGHRVTFMQQAEARTLLSDARIGFCPLGARSHPPGSLARTLRLTAHPSGMGIFRLIDDMAKTSDMLCRELPAALAQAGIDGLIVDQMEAAGGLAAQALGLPFVSVACALPVNREPHLPLPVMPFNYAEDARSQKLYVSSTRVYDWLMRRHGEVIARHARAFGLGERRALHDCLSPLAQISQTLPAFDFPRRQLPSHFHAVGPLRHRRAAPDEAPPCAQPLVFASLGTLQGHRYTLFRAIARACRQLKVRLLIAHCGGLSEAQAARLRRYGAEVTDFADQPAVLRQAQAVITHGGLNTVMDAIESATPILTIPLAFDQPGVAARVVYSGIGRRASRFATAGMLAQHLQALLSNDAYRQRLTRMQAQLERAGGAARAADVVEQALRERHPVLAACA from the coding sequence ATGAGCCACTACGCAGTGATCGCCCCTCCGCTTTACAGCCACGTTCGCGCGCTGGAGGCGCTGGCGCAGCAGCTGATCGCCCGCGGCCATCGCGTTACCTTTATGCAGCAAGCGGAGGCGCGTACGTTACTCAGCGACGCGCGCATCGGTTTCTGTCCGCTCGGCGCACGCAGCCACCCGCCGGGCAGCCTGGCGCGCACGCTGCGCCTGACCGCGCACCCTTCCGGCATGGGCATATTTCGGCTGATCGACGACATGGCGAAAACCAGCGACATGCTCTGCCGCGAGCTGCCCGCCGCGCTGGCGCAGGCGGGCATTGATGGGCTGATTGTCGATCAGATGGAGGCGGCGGGCGGGCTGGCGGCGCAGGCATTAGGCCTGCCGTTCGTCTCGGTGGCCTGTGCGCTGCCGGTGAACCGCGAGCCGCATCTGCCGTTGCCGGTCATGCCGTTTAACTACGCGGAAGATGCGCGCAGCCAAAAGCTGTATGTATCCAGCACGCGTGTCTATGACTGGCTGATGCGCCGTCACGGCGAGGTTATCGCGCGCCATGCGCGCGCCTTCGGCCTTGGCGAGCGGCGGGCGCTGCACGACTGTTTGTCGCCGCTGGCGCAGATTAGCCAGACGCTGCCGGCCTTCGATTTTCCCCGACGGCAGCTGCCGTCGCACTTTCACGCCGTCGGGCCATTGCGCCACCGCCGCGCTGCGCCGGATGAGGCGCCACCTTGTGCGCAGCCGCTGGTGTTCGCTTCGCTGGGCACGTTGCAGGGGCACCGCTATACGCTGTTCCGCGCCATTGCGCGCGCCTGCCGCCAGCTTAAGGTTCGGCTGCTGATCGCCCACTGCGGCGGGTTGAGCGAAGCGCAGGCGGCGCGGCTACGACGTTACGGTGCTGAAGTGACCGATTTTGCCGATCAGCCCGCCGTACTGCGTCAGGCGCAGGCGGTGATCACCCACGGCGGGCTGAATACCGTGATGGATGCCATCGAAAGCGCTACCCCAATCCTTACCATCCCGCTGGCGTTCGATCAGCCGGGCGTCGCCGCGCGCGTCGTCTACAGCGGCATCGGGCGTCGCGCCTCACGCTTCGCCACCGCCGGCATGCTGGCGCAGCACCTGCAGGCGCTGTTGAGCAATGACGCCTACCGCCAGCGGCTGACGCGGATGCAGGCGCAGCTTGAGCGCGCCGGCGGCGCTGCCCGGGCGGCGGACGTGGTGGAGCAGGCGCTGCGCGAGCGTCATCCGGTGCTGGCGGCCTGCGCATGA
- a CDS encoding HNH endonuclease domain-containing protein — MRFYQADPTLENYWRGVILFGKNAASYKFALAHALYDLHAQPSELITLETLAVPFARHLCQHLQHAPKQTTANRSQFLDACAQFNRGELSEAQLTEITIRRGFNNVIDAFHNVNHAEIAQRFFLDERKTTKGIRLTDNFYRLAESEQFNNLIHETDARWRLVEQAWEMGVSRNLIAVEYDQQQQLLFSRQRERRVNITSCRNSLNGYQKGRCFYCYRAISLTPGKENLADVDHFLPWSLQHKVSNINGVWNLVLACQNCNRGENGKFARIPSLSLLARLHHRNEYFINSHLPLRETLLQQTGKQPEQRHAFLQRAWQTALDTLMHQWEPVAQGDAIF, encoded by the coding sequence ATGCGCTTTTATCAGGCTGACCCGACGCTGGAAAACTACTGGCGCGGCGTAATCCTTTTCGGCAAGAACGCCGCCTCCTATAAGTTTGCCCTGGCGCATGCGCTTTATGATCTGCATGCGCAGCCCAGCGAGCTGATCACGCTTGAGACGCTGGCCGTCCCTTTTGCCCGCCACCTTTGTCAGCATTTGCAGCACGCGCCTAAGCAGACTACCGCCAACCGCAGCCAGTTTCTGGACGCCTGTGCGCAGTTTAATCGGGGCGAGCTAAGCGAAGCGCAGCTGACGGAAATTACCATCAGGCGCGGTTTTAATAACGTGATCGACGCGTTTCACAACGTGAACCACGCCGAAATCGCGCAGCGCTTTTTTCTCGATGAGCGTAAAACGACAAAAGGCATTCGTCTGACCGATAACTTTTATCGCCTGGCGGAGAGCGAGCAGTTTAACAATCTGATCCATGAGACCGACGCGCGCTGGCGTCTGGTGGAACAGGCGTGGGAGATGGGCGTGTCACGCAACCTGATTGCGGTGGAATATGATCAACAGCAACAACTGCTGTTCAGCCGTCAGCGCGAACGGCGCGTGAATATCACCAGTTGCCGCAACAGCCTGAACGGCTATCAGAAGGGGCGCTGCTTCTACTGCTATCGCGCCATCAGCCTGACGCCAGGCAAGGAGAACCTGGCGGATGTCGACCATTTTCTGCCGTGGAGCCTGCAGCATAAGGTGAGTAATATTAATGGTGTCTGGAACCTGGTGCTGGCCTGCCAGAACTGCAACCGCGGCGAGAACGGCAAATTTGCCCGCATTCCTTCGCTTTCGCTGCTGGCGCGTCTGCATCATCGCAATGAATATTTTATCAACAGTCACCTGCCCCTGCGCGAGACGCTGTTACAGCAGACCGGCAAACAGCCGGAACAGCGCCATGCCTTTCTGCAGCGCGCCTGGCAGACCGCGCTGGATACACTGATGCATCAGTGGGAGCCGGTGGCGCAGGGAGACGCGATATTTTGA
- a CDS encoding class I SAM-dependent DNA methyltransferase gives MSIDYYQQHAQRFFDETVAVDMSMLHERFLACLPPAALILDAGCGSGRDALAFLRHGYRVEAFDAASEMADRARALTGLPVSTLRFDQFSAPARYDGIWCCASLLHVAEAELPGTFARLTQALKPGGIWYLSFKRGSGEREQNGRRFTDLTGARLRKLIEELDNVAVQDIWLSEDKRPGRNEVWVNGLVRRG, from the coding sequence ATAAGCATCGATTATTACCAGCAGCATGCGCAGCGCTTTTTCGACGAGACGGTCGCAGTGGATATGTCCATGCTGCATGAGCGCTTTCTCGCTTGCCTGCCGCCGGCGGCGCTGATTCTGGATGCGGGCTGCGGCTCCGGGCGTGACGCGCTGGCTTTTCTGAGACACGGTTATCGGGTTGAAGCATTTGACGCCGCCAGCGAAATGGCTGACCGCGCCCGCGCCCTGACTGGCCTGCCGGTAAGTACGCTGCGTTTCGACCAGTTCAGCGCGCCGGCGCGCTACGATGGCATCTGGTGCTGCGCTTCGCTGCTGCATGTCGCCGAGGCGGAGCTGCCGGGTACCTTTGCCCGTCTGACCCAGGCGCTGAAGCCAGGCGGCATCTGGTATCTTTCGTTTAAACGCGGCAGCGGCGAGCGCGAACAGAACGGCCGACGCTTTACCGATCTTACCGGGGCGCGCTTGCGTAAGCTGATAGAGGAGCTGGATAACGTGGCGGTGCAGGATATCTGGCTGAGCGAGGATAAGCGGCCGGGACGTAATGAGGTGTGGGTGAACGGACTGGTCAGGCGGGGATAG